In Streptosporangiales bacterium, the genomic stretch GGCTGCGCTGGATGGCCAGCCATCTGTTGTTCGTCGCGCTCGGCCCGGCGGTCGCGCTCGCGGTGCTCGGCGCGTCCACCGGCCTCGCGTCCAGCGCGGCCTCGGGCAACGAGGTCGCCGACCAGGTGACCCGCGTGCTCGCCGCCGGCGTCGTCCAGGTGCCCGCGGTGGGTGCTCGCCGGGCTGACGGTGGCGATGTTCGGCCTGCTGCCACGTGCCGCCACCGCGGTCGCCTGGGGCATGTTCGCGGCGTGCGCGTTCCTCTCCTTCCTCGGGCCGCTGCTGCAGCTCGACGACTGGGTACTCGACCTGTCACCGTACGCGCACATCCCCGACCTGCCAGGTGGTGACGTGACGGCTGGCCCGCTGGTCACCCTGCTCGGCATCGCGGCGGCGCTCACCGTGCTCGGCCTCGCCGGGTTCCGACGCCGCGACGTCGGCTGACCGCGGCCGGGGAATTCTCCGGCGGGCACGGGTCGTTGGCACCGGTAGAAGCGATCTGAGGGTGAGGTTGGATGAGCCCCGACGACCTGTACGAGATCACCGACGATGCGGTGGCCGAAGGCGCGCCGGTCCTGATTCACGCGCTGACCGGTTTCATCGACGCAGGTGAGGCGGGCAGTGGCCTCGCCGAGCACCTGCTCAACACGCTGCCGCACCGCGTCGTCGCCAGGTTCGACATCGACGAGCTCTACGACTACCGCGCCCGCCGGCCGACGGTGGTGTTCGCCGAGGATCACTTCGAGCAGTACGTCGCACCCCAGCTGACGCTCTACGCGCTGCGCGACGACGCCGACGCCGAGTTCCTCCTGCTCACCGGGCCGGAGCCGGACAACAGGTGGGAGCGGTTCAGCGAGGCGCTGATCCGGCTGGTGCGGCACTTCGGCGTCCGGTTGACGGCCGGCGCGCACGGCGTGCCGTTGACCGTCCCCCACACCAGGCCGCTGGGCGTCACCTCGCACGCCACCAGGCCCGAGCTGGTCACCGGCAGCAACCCGTGGGAGGGCGAGATCCACATGCCCGCCGGCGCAGCGACGTTGCTCGAGCTGCGGCTCGGCGAGGCCGGCCACGACGCGATGGGCTTCGCCGTACACGTACCGCACTACCTCGCCGAGAACCGCTACCCGGACGCGATCATCACGCTCCTGCAGTCGCTGTCCAGGGTCACCGGGCTGCTGCTGCCGCTCGGCAACCTGGAGGAGGAGGCGACGTACGTGCAGACGCTCGTAGAGAGCCAGGTCGCGTCGAACGAGGCCGTGCAGAACGTCGTGCACGAGCTGGAGGCGCAGTACGACGCGCAGACCGACGGGCCGGCGCGCAAGGAGCTGCCCACACTCTCCGACGACCTGCCGACCGGCGACGAGATCGCGGCGGAGGCGGAGCGCTTCCTCGCCGACCGGGAGACCGGCGAGGACGGCTAGGGCGCCGTCAGCGGCGCGTAGGTGTCCGGCCTGCGGTCGCGGTAGAACGCCCACTCTGCGCGCACGGCGGCGATCAGGTCCAGGTCGAGATCGCGGACGACGAGCTCGTCCGCGTCGGTCGCTGCGGCATCGCCGACCAGCTGCCCACGCGGATCGGCGAAGTACGACGTGCCGTAGAAGTCGTTGTCGCCCAATGGTTCCGTCCCGACCCGGTTGATGGCGCCGACGTAGTAGCCGTTCGCGACGGCGGCCGCGGGCTGCTCCAGCTGCCACAGGTGCGCGGACAACCCGCGGCTGGTCGCCGACGGGTTGAACACCACCTGCGCGCCGGCGAGCCCGAGCGCGCGCCAGCCCTCGGGAAAGTGCCGCTCGTAACAGATGTAGACGCCGATCCGGCCGGCGGCGGTGTCGAAGACCTGGTAACCCAGGTTGCCCGGCCGGAAGTAGAACTTCTCCCAGAAGCCTGGTAGCTGCGGGATGTGGTTCTTCCTGTGCTTGCCGAGGTACGTGCCGTCGGCGTCGATGACCGCGGCCGTGTTGTAGTACACCCCGGGCTGCTCGACCTCGTAGATCGGCACGACGAGCACCATGCCGGTGTCGCGGGCGAGCTCACGCATCGCCTGTGTCGTCGGGCCGTCGGGTATCGGCTCGGCGTAGTCGAGGTAGTCGGCGTCCTGCACCTGGCAGAAGTACGGGCCGTAGAACAGCTCCTGGAAGCACAGCACCTGCGCGCCCTGCGAGGCCGCCTGCCTGGCGAGCTCGACGTTCCTGTCGACCATGGACTGCTTGTCGCCCGCCCATGCGCACTGCACAAGCGCTGCCCTGACGACCGTCATCGGCGCCCCTTCCCACGTTCCGCAGCAGCCAGTTTGTCCGGTAACAAAACGTCCCTGTTCCGTAAGGCCACCGCCACTTATAGTGGCGCCCACTGTGCCTCACCGACAAGGGATTGAAGTGCATACGCAGGCAATATCCCGTCGCTGCTGTTCCCGCAGCAGCTCTGGTACTGGCCCCGTTGTTGCCTTTCCTCCGTACGGCCGACCGCTAGGCCGACGCAAGTCCACCAACGATCTCGCGGAGTGGACGGTCGGCGGACGCAACTTGGGCGCCGACGTACGTGGCGAAGGAGGGGCATGACGACCATCACCATCTACCGCGCCGCCAATGTCATCACGTTGGACGGCGCCGACACCGAAGCGTTCGCGACCGCGAACGGGCGCGTGCTCGCCACCGGCCTGCTCGCGGAGCTGCGTGCACAGCTGCCCGCCGCCGAGGTGGTGGATCTCGGTGCGGCCACAGTGATCCCGGGGTTCAACGACGCCCACGCGCACCCGGGCATGTGCGCGGTCGGTTCGGTCTACGTCGGCCTCAACCCGGCCGACACACCGACCGCCGACGCCGTGCGTACCGCGCTGGCCGAGCGCGCCGCCCGAACGCCGGCCGGCGAGTGGGTGGTCGGCCACGACTTCGACGCGAAACGCACCGAAGGCGGCCAGGGGATCGACCGCGCGTTCCTCGACGCGGTGTCGAGCGACCACCCGATCCTGCTGATCCACAAGTCGTACCACAGCGCCAGCGCGAACTCCCCCGCGTTGGCGGCCGCGGGCTACGGCGAGCAGTCCCCCGACCCGGTCGGCGGCGAGCTGGTGCGCGACGGCGCGGGGAACCTCACCGGCCTGCTGCACGAGCGCGCGTGGTTCGAGGGCTTCATGGGGTTCGGCGGACGCACCCGACTGATCCCGCTCGACGACCTCGACGGCCGCGTCCAGGCGCTGAGCACGATGCTCGCGGGCATGAACGCCGCCGGCATCACGTCGGTGTGCGACGCGCTGACGCACCCGCCGGAGTGGCGGCTGTTCACCGCCGCAAGGGAACGCGGCGCGCTCACCGCGAGGATCGGCATGCTGGTGTGGTACGACCACATCGACACCCTCGCGGGGCTCGGCCTGCACGCCGGCTTCGGCGACGAGTGGCTGCGGCTGACCGGCGTGAAGATGATGTTCGACGGCGCGCTGACCACAGGCACCTGCTTCTGCAGCGAGCCGTACGCCGGTCCGGACGGGCCGACCACCGGCCTGCAGGTGCTCACCGACGCCGAGCTCGACGA encodes the following:
- a CDS encoding PAC2 family protein → MSPDDLYEITDDAVAEGAPVLIHALTGFIDAGEAGSGLAEHLLNTLPHRVVARFDIDELYDYRARRPTVVFAEDHFEQYVAPQLTLYALRDDADAEFLLLTGPEPDNRWERFSEALIRLVRHFGVRLTAGAHGVPLTVPHTRPLGVTSHATRPELVTGSNPWEGEIHMPAGAATLLELRLGEAGHDAMGFAVHVPHYLAENRYPDAIITLLQSLSRVTGLLLPLGNLEEEATYVQTLVESQVASNEAVQNVVHELEAQYDAQTDGPARKELPTLSDDLPTGDEIAAEAERFLADRETGEDG
- a CDS encoding acyltransferase codes for the protein MTVVRAALVQCAWAGDKQSMVDRNVELARQAASQGAQVLCFQELFYGPYFCQVQDADYLDYAEPIPDGPTTQAMRELARDTGMVLVVPIYEVEQPGVYYNTAAVIDADGTYLGKHRKNHIPQLPGFWEKFYFRPGNLGYQVFDTAAGRIGVYICYERHFPEGWRALGLAGAQVVFNPSATSRGLSAHLWQLEQPAAAVANGYYVGAINRVGTEPLGDNDFYGTSYFADPRGQLVGDAAATDADELVVRDLDLDLIAAVRAEWAFYRDRRPDTYAPLTAP
- a CDS encoding amidohydrolase family protein — protein: MTTITIYRAANVITLDGADTEAFATANGRVLATGLLAELRAQLPAAEVVDLGAATVIPGFNDAHAHPGMCAVGSVYVGLNPADTPTADAVRTALAERAARTPAGEWVVGHDFDAKRTEGGQGIDRAFLDAVSSDHPILLIHKSYHSASANSPALAAAGYGEQSPDPVGGELVRDGAGNLTGLLHERAWFEGFMGFGGRTRLIPLDDLDGRVQALSTMLAGMNAAGITSVCDALTHPPEWRLFTAARERGALTARIGMLVWYDHIDTLAGLGLHAGFGDEWLRLTGVKMMFDGALTTGTCFCSEPYAGPDGPTTGLQVLTDAELDDTVDRVHSSGNRLAIHTNGDAGIDRVLRAIEAAQARDPRPTRHRIEHCSLVDDAIIARLAAAGVAAVPFGAMIGYLGDRLIDLYGEDRARRACAHGSLLAAGVPVGGSSDYTVGPYEPLLAMRSMVTRRTPGGVVLGPEQRLTARQALGVYTTGSAAASGEEQVKGKLAPGYLADFAVLAENPLEADPETLPDIPVLSTWIGGEQVWSAS